In Bacillus rossius redtenbacheri isolate Brsri chromosome 15, Brsri_v3, whole genome shotgun sequence, one genomic interval encodes:
- the LOC134539617 gene encoding uncharacterized protein LOC134539617 — MNRSPDPTGTWRTYVPPEAREAVLLFHHDHDLAGHPGADQTHRAIGQYYHWPGRKARRGDGVQQQQPRLPSTPFQTIALDVMGPYPRSPRGKRFLIVITDMFTRWTEAYPCGNSRAATIIGLLTREFLPRWGYPQSALTDNGSQFLGARWRDWCREAHIDHHTTPSYHPRANPTERRNQELKIQLRLRLGDDHAQWDSHVADALFCVRRRVNAATGMTPAEMVQGHNLPLPGEWATHGVPHPEERGGERDQRRTAEHDAARQQQEQYTQHITPQTTRAPPPLRTGDLVFVRVHPLSTAPRNYCAGLAPRWRGPYVVQRRVGATSYRINLGGRHVRKIHRDDLRLAAVPGAPPPDGADDDGPVEPRDDDETTPATMSPTPHGMGPADEPHPNPNGTPDQAVTPQGAQRGTTRPKRLCFAPTTAGEEGHGAGPASQRGEGSPGERVDRPRRRRRRPARRRGCVPDRAPDGNMTSPTGEVRVTRPSDGPGTSTDNRLGTSGPGTPTPGTPPSDPATVFMGPDGDSSRSTNRPRRERHPPTWLQDYVLDDGEPGAATPPPDPAATVASPRSEPAGREHSPNRESSIAHDVALQGGTDRDWSGQCRITEATPSELRDLDGNMSDANPVITEPDEPLSIATGRPRRERHPPTWLQDYVLDDSEPFLNSISTISKK; from the exons ATGAATAGGTCTCCCGACCCGACGGGAACATGGAGGACCTACGTGCCACCGGAGGCCCGCGAGGCCGTGTTGCTGTTTCaccatgaccacgacctcgcGGGACATCCGGGGGCAGATCAGACCCACCGGGCCATCGGGcagtactaccactggcccggg cgcaaggctcGGCGTGGGGACGGGgtgcaacaacaacaaccccgccTACCGTCGACGCCATTCCAGACCATCGCCCTCgacgtgatggggccctacccgcgctcACCACGTGGCAAACGGTTCCTGATCGTCATCACGGACATGTTCACCAGGTGGACCGaggcctacccctgcggcaactcCCGGGCGGCAACCATCATCGGCCTACTGACCCGCGAGTTCCTTCCTCGTTGGGGCTACCCCCAATCCGcactgacggacaacggcagccagttcctgggtgCACGTTGGAGGGACTGGTGTCGTGAGGCCCACATCGACCACCACACGACGCCCTCCTACCATCCAAGGGCGAACCCCACTGAGCGCCGGAACCAAGAGCTCAAGATCCAGCTACGACTCCGCCTCGGGGACGATCATGCTCAGTGGGACAGCCACGTCGCCGACGCGCTCTTCTGCGTCCGGAGGCGCGTGAACGCCGCCACCGGCATGACACCTGCGGAGAtggtacagggccacaacctcccTCTGCCCGGCGAGTGGGCCACCCACGGCGTCCCCCACCCCGAGGAGCGAGGGGGAGAACGCGACCAACGGCGCACAGCTGAACATGATGCCGCCCGGCAACAGCAGGAACAGTATACCCAACATATCACCCCCCAGACCACCAGGGCACCACCCCCTCTACGGACGGGAGACCTGGTGTTCGTGCGGGTCCACCCGCTGTCCACCGCCCCGCGgaattactgcgccggactcgcacCCCGTTGGCGGGGGCCCTACGTTGTCCAACGCCGCGTGGGAGCGACCTCGTACCGGATCAACCTGGGTGGTCGCCATGTCCGGAAAATTCATCGAGACGACCTCCGGCTAGCGGCCGTACCGGGTGCCCCGCCGCCCGATGGAGCGGATGACGACGGCCCAGTGGAACCCCGAGACGACGATGAAACAACTCCGGCCACCATGAGCCCGACGCCGCATGGGATGGGCCCCGCGGACGAGCCCCACCCCAACCCAAATGGAACCCCGGACCAGGCCGTTACCCCTCAAGGGGCTCAACGGGGCACCACGCGCCCCAAGAGGCTCTGCTTCGCCCCCACGACGGCAGGCGAAGAAGGCCACGGAGCTGGGCCCGCGTCTCAGAGGGGCGAGGGGTCGCCTGGCGAGAGAGTAGACCGCCCCCGCCGAAGACGACGCCGCCCTGCTCGGCGTCGGGGCTGTGTCCCCGACCGCGCCCCCGACGGGAATATGACGAGTCCCACAGGCGAAGTCCGCGTGACACGCCCAAGCGACGGCCCGGGAACCAGCACGGACAATCGGCTCGGCACGTCCGGCCCCGGGACGCCAACGCCCGGGACCCCCCCATCCGACCCGGCCACGGTCTTCATGGGCCCCGACGGGGATTCCAGCCGGAGCACGAATAGGCCACGACGGGAGCGCCACCCTCCGACGTGGCTCCAGGACTATGTGCTCGACGACGGCGAGCCAGGCGCCGCAACGCCGCCGCCCGACCCGGCAGCCACTGTCGCGTCGCCCCGCAGCGAACCCGCCGGACGTGAACACTCCCCAAACCGGGAGAGCTCCATCGCCCACGACGTGGCCCTACAAGGGGGAACGGACCGGGATTGGTCAGGCCAGTGTCGAATTACGGAGGCGACGCCGTCGGAGCTCAGGGACCTTGACGGGAACATGTCCGACGCGAACCCCGTCATCACGGAACCAGACGAGCCACTAAGCATTGCTACGGGAAGGCCACGACGGGAGCGCCACCCGCCGACGTGGCTCCAGGACTATGTGCTAGACGACAGCGAGCC ATTTTTGAATAGCATATCAACTATTTCTAAGAAGTAG